CTGGCGGAGGTCGCGGTCCGCTCCGGGTTCTACGACCAGCCGTCGTTCACGCGCACGTTCGTGCGGCTCACCGGCGAGACGCCGGCCGTCTACCGGCGCAAGAGCCGGGCGCTCGACGCCTCCTGACCGTTCCCGCCGCGAGGCACCTGGTCATTCACACGGTTGCGCCCGGACGGTTACGCGTCCGAAACAGCGGCCCCCTAGGTTTCCTGAATGTTCCTCTGATCAACATTGGGACTCCGTGAAGGCCTCGGCCCTGGGGAGGTTGCGCCGTGCAGGACGTCGCCCAGCACCACCGGTTCCACGTCGGCAGCGCCGACGGCACGACCCTGCCGACCGGCGCGCGGGTCGCCGCCCTCACCGGCGTGCGGACCCCCGACGGGACGCCGGTCGACGTCGAGATCTCCGCGGGCACCGTCACCGCCGTGGTCCCCGCCGGGACCGACACCCGCCCGGACGGCGACGGCCTCCGGCTCGACGCCACCGGCTGGCGCGTCCTGCCCGCCGCGTGCGAGCCGCACGCCCACCTCGACAAGACCCACACCGCGTCGCGCGTGCCCGCCGGCACCGGCCTCGACCTCGTCGGCGCCGTCACCAGCTGGCGCGAGATCGCCCGCGACGTCGACGGGCCCGACGTCGCCGCCCGCGCGCGCCGCGCCGTCGAGCGCTACGCGGTGCGGGGCACCACCACGATCCGCACCCACGTCGACGCGCCCGCCGAGGGCGACCCGCTGCGCCTGCTCGACCCGCTCCTCGCGCTGCGCGACGAGGTCGCCGGCAGCGTCGCCCTCCAGGTGTGCCTCCTCGGTGGCTCCCACACGAGCGACGACGTCTACCTCGAGGCCGCCCGGCGCGGCGTCGACGTGCTCGGCGGCTGCCCGCACCTGTCGCCCGACCCCGCCGCGGAGATCTCCCGGGTGCTCGACCTCGCCGAGCGGACGGGCCTGCCCGTCGACCTGCACGCCGACGAGCAGACGGCCCTGCCGCCGCACGGGCAGCTCCTCGACGTGGCGGACCTCGCGCAGCAGGTGCTGGCCCGCGGGCTCCAGCAGCGGGTGACCGCCAGCCACGTCGTGCGGCTCGGCTCCCTGCCGCCGGACCGGCTCGGGCCCGTCGTCGACCTGCTCGCCCGCGCCGGGCTCGGCGTCGTCACGCTCCCCATCACCAACCTGTACCTCCAGGGCCGCGACAGCACGCACCTCGTGCCCCGGGGCCTGACGGCCGTGCGGGCGCTCCTCGACGCCGGCGTGCCGGTCGCGGCCGGGGCCGACAACGTGCGCGACCCCTTCAACCCCGCCGGCACGTGCGACCCGTTCGAGACGACGTCGCTCCTCATGACCGTCGCCCACCTGGGCGCCGACGAGGCGCTCGCCGCCGTGACGTCCGGTGCGCGCGCGGTGCTCGGCCTGCCCGCCGCCGGTCCCGTCGCCGGGCACCGGGCCGACCTCCTGCTCGTCCCCGACGTCCCGCTGGGGGACGTCCTCGCGGGGGGCGAGACCGCACGCGTGGTGATCACCGGGGGGCGCGTCGTCGCCGACACCCGCGTCACCCGGGCGCTGGCCCTCACCGGGACGGCCCCCACCGCCCCGGCGCACGACCCCTGGCTGACCGAGTCCGTCCCGACGATCCACGAGGTGACCCCGTGACCACGACGACCCCGCGCCCGCCGTCCCTGACCCGCACCCTCGTGCTCGACGACGTCACCAAGCAGTTCGACACCGGCACCGTCGCGCTCGAGGACGTCACCCTCCAGGTCGCCGCCGGGGAGTTCGTCTCCGTCGTGGGCCCGTCGGGCTGCGGCAAGTCGACGCTGCTGCGCCTCGCGTCCGGCCTCGACGACGTCACCGCCGGCGGCATCGAGGTGAACGCGCACTCCACGTCCTACGTGTTCCAGGAGCCGACGTTGCTGGAGTGGCGCAGCGCCCTGCGCAACGTCGAGATCGTCGGCGAGCTGCGCGGCCGGGGCAAGGCGGACCGCCGCCGCGCCGCCCGGGAGGCGCTCGACCTCGTCGGCCTCACCGGGTTCGAGAAGCAGCACCCGCGCCAGCTCTCCGGCGGCATGCGGATGCGCGTGTCGATCGCCCGCGCGCTCGTCGCCGAGCCCGACCTCGCCCTGTTCGACGAGCCCTTCGGCGCGCTCGACGAGATCACGCGCCTGCACCTGCAGACCGAGCTGCAGCGGCTCTTCGCCCTCAAGCAGTTCGCCGGCCTGTTCATCACCCACTCCGTGTCCGAGGCCGTCTACCTGTCGACGCGCGTCATCGTCATGAGCGGCCGCCCGGGCCGGGTCGTCGCCGACATCCCGGTGCCCTGGTCCTACCCCCGGCCGCCGGAGCTCCGGTTCGACCCGGAGTTCGCCGCGCTCACCGGCGAGGTCTCCGCCGCCCTCGGGGAGCACTCATGAGCACCCCGGCGACCGACCAGACCGCGACCCCGACCGCACCGCAGGAGGTCCCCGTGCCCACGACCGTCCTCCCCCCGACGGCCACCACGCCCCCCGCCGACCCGGCGCCCGCGACCGCCGACGCCCCGCCCGCGAAGCCCGCCGGCGGCACCCCGTCCCGCGGCGGCGCCGGTCGCCGGACCGCCGCGAAGGTCGCTGCGAAGGTCGGGCCCACGACCGCCGCCGTCGGCGGCCTCGTGGCGATCTGGTACGCCGTCAGCTACCTCGTGCTGCCGCCCGAGCGCCAGTTCCTCCTGCCGCCCCCGCACGAGGTCCTCGCGAACACGCTGGGCAACCCGAACATCATGGGCCCGATGCTCGACGCGCTGTGGCAGACCGTGGGCGTCGCGCTGTGCGGGCTCGCCGTCGCCGTCGTCCTCGGCATCGGCTACGCCGTGGTGATGGTCCAGTCCTTGTGGGCCGAGAAGATCCTCTACCCGTACGCCGTCATCCTGCAGACCATCCCCATCCTCGCGCTCACCCCGCTCATCGGGATCTGGATGGGCTACGGCTTCAGCGCCCGCATCGTGGTCTGCGTCATCATCGCGCTGTTCCCCATGATCGCGAACACCCTGTTCGGCCTGCAGTCCGCCGGCGCCATGGCGCACGACCTGTTCACCCTCAACAAGGCGACCCCGGCGCAGCGGCTGTTCAAGCTCCAGTTCCCCGCCGCGCTGCCGTCCATCTTCACCGGGCTGCGCAACGCCGCCGGGCTGAGCGTCATCGGCGCCATCGTCGGCGACTTCTTCTTCCAGCAGGGCTCGCCCGGCATCGGCGGCCTCCTGCGGACCTACACCCTGCGGCTCAACATGGACGCCCTGTTCATGGCGATCATCCTCACCGCGCTGTTCGGCGTCCTCGTGTTCTCCGTCTTCGCGGCGCTCGACCGGGCCGTCATCGGCCGCTGGTACGGCCGCCCCGCGCG
This Isoptericola jiangsuensis DNA region includes the following protein-coding sequences:
- a CDS encoding amidohydrolase family protein; amino-acid sequence: MQDVAQHHRFHVGSADGTTLPTGARVAALTGVRTPDGTPVDVEISAGTVTAVVPAGTDTRPDGDGLRLDATGWRVLPAACEPHAHLDKTHTASRVPAGTGLDLVGAVTSWREIARDVDGPDVAARARRAVERYAVRGTTTIRTHVDAPAEGDPLRLLDPLLALRDEVAGSVALQVCLLGGSHTSDDVYLEAARRGVDVLGGCPHLSPDPAAEISRVLDLAERTGLPVDLHADEQTALPPHGQLLDVADLAQQVLARGLQQRVTASHVVRLGSLPPDRLGPVVDLLARAGLGVVTLPITNLYLQGRDSTHLVPRGLTAVRALLDAGVPVAAGADNVRDPFNPAGTCDPFETTSLLMTVAHLGADEALAAVTSGARAVLGLPAAGPVAGHRADLLLVPDVPLGDVLAGGETARVVITGGRVVADTRVTRALALTGTAPTAPAHDPWLTESVPTIHEVTP
- a CDS encoding ABC transporter ATP-binding protein; this encodes MTTTTPRPPSLTRTLVLDDVTKQFDTGTVALEDVTLQVAAGEFVSVVGPSGCGKSTLLRLASGLDDVTAGGIEVNAHSTSYVFQEPTLLEWRSALRNVEIVGELRGRGKADRRRAAREALDLVGLTGFEKQHPRQLSGGMRMRVSIARALVAEPDLALFDEPFGALDEITRLHLQTELQRLFALKQFAGLFITHSVSEAVYLSTRVIVMSGRPGRVVADIPVPWSYPRPPELRFDPEFAALTGEVSAALGEHS
- a CDS encoding ABC transporter permease gives rise to the protein MSTPATDQTATPTAPQEVPVPTTVLPPTATTPPADPAPATADAPPAKPAGGTPSRGGAGRRTAAKVAAKVGPTTAAVGGLVAIWYAVSYLVLPPERQFLLPPPHEVLANTLGNPNIMGPMLDALWQTVGVALCGLAVAVVLGIGYAVVMVQSLWAEKILYPYAVILQTIPILALTPLIGIWMGYGFSARIVVCVIIALFPMIANTLFGLQSAGAMAHDLFTLNKATPAQRLFKLQFPAALPSIFTGLRNAAGLSVIGAIVGDFFFQQGSPGIGGLLRTYTLRLNMDALFMAIILTALFGVLVFSVFAALDRAVIGRWYGRPAR